In Zingiber officinale cultivar Zhangliang chromosome 1A, Zo_v1.1, whole genome shotgun sequence, a genomic segment contains:
- the LOC122006020 gene encoding NAC domain-containing protein 104-like isoform X1, protein MDPDGSGHGDSNLPPGFHFFPSDEELVVHFLRRKATSPLLPNTIPTLQLRQCDPWNLIAGPALEGGHKFWYFFAARPEHGSTTRATASGYWETVAGADEIISTAGDDVGVKKTLKYYLGQLSGGGEGGIRTNWVMHEYHLLDSVLSDRHRHGACSRKRRQSELNQWVLCRVHESSTSGGSHGEDSKELSCLDEVFLALDDDLDEVSFGI, encoded by the exons ATGGACCCAGATGGAAGTGGACATGGCGACAGCAATCTCCCACCAGGTTTCCACTTCTTTCCCTCAGACGAAGAGCTCGTCGTCCACTTCCTCCGCCGCAAggccacttctcctctcctccctAACACCATCCCTACTCTTCAACTCCGACAGTGCGATCCATGGAACCTCATCGCAG GTCCAGCTCTCGAAGGAGGCCACAAGTTTTGGTACTTCTTCGCCGCTCGGCCGGAACATGGCAGCACGACTAGGGCTACTGCTAGCGGTTACTGGGAAACCGTCGCCGGCGCGGATGAGATCATAAGCACTGCCGGTGACGACGTCGGTGTCAAGAAGACACTTAAGTACTACCTCGGACAACTCTCCGGCGGCGGCGAAGGCGGCATCAGAACTAATTGGGTGATGCACGAGTACCATTTGCTGGACTCGGTTCTCTCCGATCGCCATCGCCATGGAGCTTGCTCGAGGAAGAGAAGGCAGTCG GAGTTGAACCAATGGGTTTTATGTCGTGTTCATGAATCATCGACAAGCGGTGGGTCGCATGGCGAAGACTCCAAAGAGCTATCGTGCCTCGACGAGGTGTTTCTGGCACTAGATGATGATCTCGACGAAGTGAGCTTTGGAATATAA
- the LOC122006020 gene encoding NAC domain-containing protein 104-like isoform X2, translating to MDPDGSGHGDSNLPPGFHFFPSDEELVVHFLRRKATSPLLPNTIPTLQLRQCDPWNLIAGPALEGGHKFWYFFAARPEHGSTTRATASGYWETVAGADEIISTAGDDVGVKKTLKYYLGQLSGGGEGGIRTNWVMHEYHLLDSVLSDRHRHGACSRKRRQSRWVAWRRLQRAIVPRRGVSGTR from the exons ATGGACCCAGATGGAAGTGGACATGGCGACAGCAATCTCCCACCAGGTTTCCACTTCTTTCCCTCAGACGAAGAGCTCGTCGTCCACTTCCTCCGCCGCAAggccacttctcctctcctccctAACACCATCCCTACTCTTCAACTCCGACAGTGCGATCCATGGAACCTCATCGCAG GTCCAGCTCTCGAAGGAGGCCACAAGTTTTGGTACTTCTTCGCCGCTCGGCCGGAACATGGCAGCACGACTAGGGCTACTGCTAGCGGTTACTGGGAAACCGTCGCCGGCGCGGATGAGATCATAAGCACTGCCGGTGACGACGTCGGTGTCAAGAAGACACTTAAGTACTACCTCGGACAACTCTCCGGCGGCGGCGAAGGCGGCATCAGAACTAATTGGGTGATGCACGAGTACCATTTGCTGGACTCGGTTCTCTCCGATCGCCATCGCCATGGAGCTTGCTCGAGGAAGAGAAGGCAGTCG CGGTGGGTCGCATGGCGAAGACTCCAAAGAGCTATCGTGCCTCGACGAGGTGTTTCTGGCACTAGATGA